GGGGCTACCCGAGCGGAACCACACGGTGGTCGACACCGCCGGATCGCCCCGATACTGGTGCCAGCCGGTCGCCAGATCGAAGTTCCAATCCTTGTAGATCGCCGACAGGGCGCCAGCGACATCAAGCTGGACGATCTCGACCTTGATGCCGACCTCGGCCAGCGACTGCTGAAGGAAGGTGGCGAACTGGGGCACATCCTCGCCGTTCAGGATCGGCAACAGGCGCAGCGAAAAGCGCTCGCCGCCCTTTTGGCGCGGATAGCCGGCCTCGTCGAGCAGGGCCTCGGCCTTCTTGGTGTCAAACGGATAGGGGAAGGCGCCGCCCGGATAAAAGGCCTGGGAAATCGACGGGATGAAGCCGGTCGCCCGCTTGCCGCGCCCATAGAGGAAGTTCTCGACGAAGAAATCGACATCGACGGCATGGGCGATGGCGCGGCGGACGCGGACATCGGCCAGTTCCTTGCGGCGATGGTTGAACTCGACCGTATTGTTGAACGAATTGGCCTCGTTGCCGCGCGACGACACCTCGAAGCGCGAATCCTTGGCCAGGCGTTCGATGTCCGACAGGGCGAGCTGGGTATAGGCGCTGATCTGCACCTGCCCGGTTTCCAGGGCGGCGCTGGCGGCCGATTTATCGGTGATGAAGCGCCAGACGACGCGGTCGAGATAGGGTTCGCCCTTCCGCCAATACTCGGGATTGCGCTCGGCGACGATATACTGGCCGCGCTGGTATTCGACGAATTTGAACGGACCGGTACCGATCGGCGCCGTATTCGCCGGGTTTTCCAGAACGTTGGTGCCCTCGAACAGATGGCGCGGCACGACATAGCCCAGATCGGCCAGGGCGCGCAGCAACAGGGGCAGCGGCATGGTCCGGCTATAGCGGAAGATCGCCGTGGTGGCGTCGGGGGTGTCGACGGCTTCCAGATAGCGCTGAAGCTGGGTGCCGTAATTCAGGTGCTTCTTCCACAGCTCCATCGCCGAATACTGAACGTCGGCCGAGGTGAAGGGCTTGCCGTCGTGCCACTTCACCCCCTCGCGCAGGGTGAAGGTCACCGATTTGCCATCGGCGGCGGCCTCCCAACGCGTGGCGAGAACCGGCGTCGGCGCGCCATCGGGGCCAAGATCAACCAGCGATTCGATGATCTTGCTGGTGATGACATAGACCCCCGTCGAGGCGCGCAGCGCCGGATTGAGGATGCGCTGCTCGGAACTGAGATGGGCGGTCAACACGCCGCCGGCGACCGGCGCCGGGGCGCCCTGCGCCCAGGAGAAACGCGGCAGGGCCGCCGCTCCCGCCAGAAGGGCGGTTGAGGCAAGAAAACTTCTGCGGGACAGGGACATAGGGGGGAACCTTCATACAAAGAGAGAAGGAAAAGCGGCAGAGAGAGGGACAGGGGAAGGGGATGATTCGGTCGGCGATCGCGGGGGAGGACGGCACCCCAGTTTTAAATGCTAAAAATCTATGATCTTTATATACTGACGATGCGCCGCCGCCGATGCAACCCTTTTCAAAATGCAAAAACGTCGGGGGCGTTCCCCCGGGGACGCCGCCTTGACAGGCCGGTATCACCGCCCACATTGAACGACGAAGTCCCCGCATGGCGCGGTTGGCACGGATGCAACCAACAAGGCCTCGGCCGTGAGCAAGGATCCCTATCGCATTCTCGGCGTCGGCAAGGACGCCACCGCCGATGACATTCGCAAGGCCTACCGCAAACTGGCCAAGGCCTCGCACCCCGACCTCCATCCCGGCGACCCGCAGGCCGCGGCCACTTTCCGCGAGCTGGCGGCCGCCCATGACATTCTTGGCGACAGCGCCAAGCGGGCGCGCTTCGATCGCGGCGAGATCGACGCCAGCGGCGCCGAACGCGCCCCCGAGCGGCCCTCCTCCGCGCCAGGGGGGCCGGGTTCCGGCGCCTCGTCGCGCTATTATTACCGCGATTACGCCGATGCCGGGGCCACCGGCGGCTATGGCACCACCGCCGGCTTTGAGGATTTCGAAGACCTCTCCGACCTGTTTTCCGCCGGCTTGGGACGCGGGCGCAAGGGGCCGCGCCCGGGACGCGACCTGCGCTTTCACCTCACCCTCGATTTCCTCGACGCGGCGAATGGCCTGCGCAAGCGCGTCACCCTGCCCGATGGGCCGGTGCTGGATCTGACCATCCCGCCCGGAACCCGCGACGGCGAGATCCTGCGCCTGAAGGGCAAGGGAGCGCCGGGCCTGAACGGCGGCGAGGCCGGCGACGGTCTGGTCGAGATCAGCGTGCCCCCTCACCCCGCCTTCCAGCGCGACGGCGACGATATCGTGATCGAGGTGCCGATCACTCTTGACGAGGCGGTGCTGGGCGGCAAAATCGAGGTTCCAACCATCAGCGGCAAGGTGGCGATGACCCTGCCCCCCGGGACGACCAGCGGCGACGTGCTGCGCCTGCGCGGCAAGGGCATTCATCCGGCCAATCGCCCGGCCGGCGATCAACGGGTGATCTTGAAAATCGCCCTGCCCCCGGCCATCGACGGCGCCCTGGCGAACTTCCTTAGCCAATGGCGCAAGGATCACCCCTATGATCCCCGCGCCCCCCTCATGGCCCAAACAACCCCTGCCGCCCATACGGCCCATGCGGGTCGGAGTAAGACATCATGAGATTAAGTGAACGCGACGTGGTGGCGAGCGTCGGCCAGCTTTCCCTAACCCACCTGCGCCTATGGGTCAGCGAGGGCTGGGTCGCCCCCGCCCAGGGCGAAGCCGGCCCGGCCTTCGACGAGATCGACCTCGCCCGCGTCCGCCTGATTTGGCAGCTGCGCAGCGAGATGGACCTGAACGAGGAGGCGATCCCGGTGGTGCTGTCGCTGATCGAC
The DNA window shown above is from Rhodospirillum rubrum ATCC 11170 and carries:
- a CDS encoding chaperone modulator CbpM; this translates as MRLSERDVVASVGQLSLTHLRLWVSEGWVAPAQGEAGPAFDEIDLARVRLIWQLRSEMDLNEEAIPVVLSLIDQIHGLRQELRTLAGAVDDLPADSRAHLRRALGKRRQGEG
- a CDS encoding ABC transporter substrate-binding protein, with translation MSLSRRSFLASTALLAGAAALPRFSWAQGAPAPVAGGVLTAHLSSEQRILNPALRASTGVYVITSKIIESLVDLGPDGAPTPVLATRWEAAADGKSVTFTLREGVKWHDGKPFTSADVQYSAMELWKKHLNYGTQLQRYLEAVDTPDATTAIFRYSRTMPLPLLLRALADLGYVVPRHLFEGTNVLENPANTAPIGTGPFKFVEYQRGQYIVAERNPEYWRKGEPYLDRVVWRFITDKSAASAALETGQVQISAYTQLALSDIERLAKDSRFEVSSRGNEANSFNNTVEFNHRRKELADVRVRRAIAHAVDVDFFVENFLYGRGKRATGFIPSISQAFYPGGAFPYPFDTKKAEALLDEAGYPRQKGGERFSLRLLPILNGEDVPQFATFLQQSLAEVGIKVEIVQLDVAGALSAIYKDWNFDLATGWHQYRGDPAVSTTVWFRSGSPKGAPWTNQFGWESAEVDTLIDDAAAEIDPVKRKALYAQLVDVINEELPVWFATERQFVSVTNKVVQNHHNIPRWPSSDWHDTWIAK
- a CDS encoding DnaJ C-terminal domain-containing protein, with translation MSKDPYRILGVGKDATADDIRKAYRKLAKASHPDLHPGDPQAAATFRELAAAHDILGDSAKRARFDRGEIDASGAERAPERPSSAPGGPGSGASSRYYYRDYADAGATGGYGTTAGFEDFEDLSDLFSAGLGRGRKGPRPGRDLRFHLTLDFLDAANGLRKRVTLPDGPVLDLTIPPGTRDGEILRLKGKGAPGLNGGEAGDGLVEISVPPHPAFQRDGDDIVIEVPITLDEAVLGGKIEVPTISGKVAMTLPPGTTSGDVLRLRGKGIHPANRPAGDQRVILKIALPPAIDGALANFLSQWRKDHPYDPRAPLMAQTTPAAHTAHAGRSKTS